Below is a genomic region from Citrobacter telavivensis.
ATGGTAACGCTTTCACGAATGCGGTTACGATCGCCAATTTCCACACGGGTCGGTTCACCCGCATATTTCAGATCCTGGTTCACTTCACCGATGGAGGCGAACTGATATATCTCGTTATCGCGGCCAATTTTAGTATGACCATTCACGACAACGTGAGACTTCAGTACGGTACCTTCACCAATTTCAACATGGGGTCCAACGAGGCAAAAAGGACCAATGTGAACGTTAGCGCCGAGTGAGGCGCCTTCTTCCACAATGGCGGTTGGATGAATAAAGGCGGATTTATCAATCACGTATCAGGCCTCCCGACTACGAGCGCACATCATCGTTGCTTCGCAAACTACTTTACCGTCAACCAGCGCAACCCCTTTAAAGCGGGTCAGGCCACGGCGCGTTTTCTCGAAAGTGACTTCCATGATCATCTGATCGCCTGGCACTACGGGACGCTTAAAGCGTGCTTCATCGATACCCGCGAAATAGTAGAGTTCTCCTGGCTCCAGTTTCCCTACGCTTTTAAACGCAAGAATACCCGTAGCCTGTGCCATTGCTTCCAGAATCAGCACGCCTGGGAAAATAGGTTTACCCGGGAAATGGCCCTGGAAAAACGGCTCGTTAACGGAGACATTTTTCACTGCGCGCAGAAAACGACCTTCTTCAAAGTCCAGCACGCGGTCAACCAGTAAAAACGGAAAACGGTGCGGCAGAAGTTCTAAAATCTCTTCAATATGCAGAGTATGAGTGTTAGTAGTCAAAATACTCTTCCTGTCCAAATATACTAAAAGCCAATAATAACACGGCCTGCCGCAATCGTATGAATGCCGACAGGCCGTAAAGTATGTGTGACCGGGTGAGAGTTTAGTCTTGTTGATTAACCTTGCGCTCAATGGCTTTGAGGCGCTTGCTCATATCATCAATATTCATCACCAGTGCGGCTGTCTTACGCCATACTTTGTTAGGTTGCAGCGGAATGCCTGAGGAATAGACGCCAGGTTCAGTGATGGGACGCATCACCATCCCCATGCCCGTCACGGTAACCTTGTCGCATATTTCCATATGCCCGTTGATTACGCTGGCACCGCCGATCATGCAGTAACGGCCAATCTTCAGGCTGCCCGCCATGATGACGCCCCCGGCAACCGCCGTATTGTCGCCAATCACAACGTTATGTGCAATCTGACACTGGTTATCAATGATAACCCCATTGCCGATCACCGTATCATCCAGTGCACCGCGGTCGATGGTAGTACAAGCGCCGATCTCCACACGATCGCCAATAATGACGCGACCTAACTGCGGGATCTTCACCCAATTGCCACGATCGTTGGCATAGCCAAAACCGTCAGCACCAATGACCGTACTGGACTGGATCAGGCAATTCTCACCGATCTGAATGTCGTGGTAAACCGATACATTCGCCCACAGGCGCGAACCGGCCCCAATTTTCGTATTTTTTCCGACGAAGCAGCCCGCGCCGATAACCACGTTATCGCCAAGCTCCACGCCAGATTCAATCACCGCATTCGCGCCAATTGAAACATTGCTACCCAGC
It encodes:
- the lpxD gene encoding UDP-3-O-(3-hydroxymyristoyl)glucosamine N-acyltransferase, which produces MPSIRLADLAEQLDAELHGDGDLVITGVASMQSAQTGHITFMVNPKYREHLALCQASAVVMTQDDLPFAKSAALVVKNPYLTYARMAQILDTTPQPAQNIAPSAVVDATATLGSNVSIGANAVIESGVELGDNVVIGAGCFVGKNTKIGAGSRLWANVSVYHDIQIGENCLIQSSTVIGADGFGYANDRGNWVKIPQLGRVIIGDRVEIGACTTIDRGALDDTVIGNGVIIDNQCQIAHNVVIGDNTAVAGGVIMAGSLKIGRYCMIGGASVINGHMEICDKVTVTGMGMVMRPITEPGVYSSGIPLQPNKVWRKTAALVMNIDDMSKRLKAIERKVNQQD
- the fabZ gene encoding 3-hydroxyacyl-ACP dehydratase FabZ; its protein translation is MTTNTHTLHIEEILELLPHRFPFLLVDRVLDFEEGRFLRAVKNVSVNEPFFQGHFPGKPIFPGVLILEAMAQATGILAFKSVGKLEPGELYYFAGIDEARFKRPVVPGDQMIMEVTFEKTRRGLTRFKGVALVDGKVVCEATMMCARSREA